CGATGGCCCTCAGTGAAGCTGCCGTGTCGGTGGTAAAGTAGGGGTTTCCTGTGCCTGCGCCGAAAATAACAACCCGCCCCTTTTCAAGATGACGGACTGCCCTGCGCCGGATAAAGGGTTCTGCCATCTGCTCCATTTTTATGGCTGTCTGAAGTCGGGTAAAGACTCCTTTTCGTTCAAGGGCATCCTGAAATGCAAGGGCATTGATAACCGTTGCGAGCATCCCCATGTAGTCGGCCTGTACGCGATCCATATTAGCCGCTGCTTCGGACATGCCACGAAATATATTGCCTCCGCCAATCACCAGTGCAATCTGGGCGCCCATCTCGCGAGCCTCCTTGATTTCCTCTGCATACCGTTCAAGCATCGCGGAATTAATGCCATAGCCGTCCTCTCCGGCAAGTGCTTCGCCACTCAGTTTCAGCAAGATGCGCTTGTAGTGGAGCATATCCTTATCCTCAGGAAGAAAGGTTTAAAAAAACAAAACCATCATTCTATGTACAAAAAAAAAGCCTCGCAACAACGAGGCTTTTTTTTTACTCTCCCAACTTGCAGCGGACAAATCCGATCACATCAACCTTTACTTGATGCTTTTTTCGGAACTCATTGAGCACGTCAGATACCTTGACGGTGCTGTCCTTGATGAAGAACTGCTCGCTGAGCACAACGTCCTGATAATACTTTTCAAGTCTGCCAAGAACAATCTTGTCGACAAACGCCTCTTTCTTTCCCTGTTCGAGAGCCTGCTGACGATAAATTTCCGCCTCTTTTGCGATGTAATCGGCTGGAACAAAGGAGCGGTCAACAACAATCGGAGCTGCTGCGGCGACCTGCATGGCAAGATCCCTGGCCAGTTCGCGAACAGCATCGGGCTGATCGGTAGCAAGATGAATGATTGCGCCAAGCTGTGCACCGGGATGAACATAGGATTCGACCACACCGTCACCTGCGTCAATATAGACCAGACGTTTGAGGCTGATCTTTTCGCCAAGCTTGCCGGTCATGGTTTTGATGGCATCATCAACCGTTTCGCCGCCATACGCTTCGCCAAGTGTCAGCGTCATTAAGGCTTCAGGTGATGAGATGCACTTTGCAAGGGCAAGCTCACCAAGGGCAACCGTAAAATTGGTAAAGTCCTCACCGCGGGCAACAAAGTCGGTCTCACAGTTCAGTTCAAGAATAATACCGGCCTTATGGTCGGCGGTCATTTTAATTTCGACCATACCCTCTCTGGCATCCCTGTCTGCACGCTTCGCAGCAAGTGCAGCGCCTTTCTTGCGCAGATAATCGATAGCCTGCTGCATATCCCCTCCAGTTTCATCAAGGGCTTTTTTGCAGTCCATCATGCCTGCACCTGTTATATCACGAAGATTTTTTACATCTTTTGCTGAAATCTGGCTCATTGAAATTTCACTCTTATTGATTATAGACACGGATTATTCGCTGATCTCTTCCTTTTCGACGTCGATATCGCCATCCTCTTCCTCTTCATCCATACCGGCAAGCACTTCATTTTCCACTTTCAGCGCCCGTGCGTTGATGACGGTATCGGCAACAGCCTTGACCATCAACTGAATGGAGCGGATTGCATCGTCATTGGCTGGAATGACGAAATCAACCAGTTCAGGATCGCAGTTGGTATCGACCATGGCAATGATGGGAATACCGAGTGAGCGGGCTTCCTTGATGGCAATATGCTCTTTCTTGATGTCAACGATGAAGAGCGCGGCTGGAAGCCTTGTCATGGTGGCAATACCACCGAGAATCCTCATGAGCTTCTCTTTTTCACGGCCCAGCATCAGGCGTTCTTTCTTGGTAATCATATCATACGTTCCATCCGTCGCCATCCGGTCGATGGAGTTCATGCGCCGGATACTCTGCCGAATGGTCTGGAAGTTGGTAAGCATACCACCCAGCCAACGCTCGCAAACGTAAGGCATCCCTGCACGCTCTGCCTGTTCGGCAATAATGTGTTTGGCCTGTTTTTTGGTACCGACAAACATGATCTCCCTGCCTGTCTGTGCAATTGCTTCAAGCGCCTTCAGTGCCTCATCGGCAAGAACGACGGTTTTCTGCAGATCGATAATATGAACGCCGTTTTTTTCCATGAAAATGTACGGCTTCATTTTTGGGCACCAGCGACGTGCAAGGTGACCGAAATGGACTCCTGCGCGGAGCATCTCTTCAAGCTGAAAATGTGACATACGTGCTTTTTTGTGATTTAGTTGTTCCTCTATCATGCCTGTACTGCCCGGTATCCGGCGCAAGGCGCCGAACACTTCCGGAGAGCTTCATCTGAACGATTTTCAGAATAGCATGATATGCGAAGTTGTATCTTTGAAATAAAACGAAATAACACCGGATTAACGTTTCGAGAACTGGAAGCGTTTGCGGGCCTTTTTGCGTCCGAATTTTTTCCGCTCAACCATACGGGGATCCCTTGTCAGAAGCTTCTCTGTTTTGAGGATAACACGGGCGGTTTCATCAAATTCGGTAAGTGCACGAGCAATGGCAAGGCTGACTGCGCCGGACTGACCACTTACACCGCCACCCTGAACATTGATCTTGATATCAAACTCTTCCGCTCTTTCGGTAATAACGAGAGGCCGAAGGGCTTGCTGGCGCTTGAATTCATCCTTGAAATACTCTTCAATCGGCAGTTTGTTGACAATAACCCGGCCTTTTCCCGGAATCATAAAAGCTCGAGCCACCGAGGTTTTACGGCGGCCTACTGTATCGATAACCTCTTTCATTCCCTATGCTTTAATATTTAGTTTACCTTCATTTCAACAGGAGCCTGCGAAGCATGCGGGTGCTCGGAACCGGCATAAACCTTGAGTTTTCTGAACAACTGACGGCCGAGATTGTTGTGCGGCAACATTCCCCACACAGCATTTTCAATAATCCTTTCAGGTCTTTTTTTCAGAAGGTCCTTGACATGGTCAATCTTGACACCACCCGGATACTGGGAATGCGAGAAGTAGCTCTTCTGCTCCTCTTTTTTGCCGGTTAGGGCAACTTTTTCGGCATTGGTTACCACAATGAAATCACCGGTATCGATATGCGGCGTAAACTGTGGCTTATGCTTGCCCCTGAGGACCTTTGCAATTTCAGAAGCCATTCTGCCCAATACCTGACCCTCGGCATCAACAACGTACCACTTCCTGTCGACCTCTGCAGGCTTTGCCGAATATGTTTTAAAACTTAACGTCTTACTCATGCTCTTACTATAGATTAACTGGACTTTTCCGAAAAATAAAGTTTATCAATGTAAATTATTCCACTTAATTCTACAAATTATACCTTATATCTGTTACAGGGAATTCCCTGGCAGAGCTCTGCCATTTTTTTTACCAAGACCGTATCTGTTCTTATGAAGCCTTTAATCGCTCTGGTGGGCCGGCCTAACGTCGGCAAATCAACCCTGTTCAACCGAATTCTGCGCCAACGAAGCGCCATTGTAGATCCTACCCCCGGTGTAACGAGAGATCGGCACATCGCAGAGGGAGAGTGGCAAGGCAAGCAATTTCTCCTGATGGATACCGGAGGCTATAATGCCGATGGCGACACCATCAGCATGGCAATGCTTGAGCAGACGCTGATGGCTATTCGTGATGCCGATATTGTTATCTTTTTGACCGATGTACGTGCCGGACTCTCCTACGAGGATCTTGAACTCGGAAGATTGCTGCAGCGAACCTTCCAGCACAAGCAGCTTTTCTTTGTGGTAAACAAGGTCGAAACCCCGCAACTCTCTTTGGACGCAGAGTCGTTCATCAAAACCGGTTTCACCGCCCCCTATTTTATTTCAGCAAGAGATGGAAGCGGAGTTGCCGATATGCTTGACGACATCCTTGAGTCGTTACCTGAAACAGAAAAACAGCTTCAGGAAAAAGAGAGCGCCATCCAGCTTGCCGTTGTCGGAAGGCCAAATGTCGGGAAATCAAGTTTTGTCAACTCCCTGCTCGGCTCAAACCGCCTCATTGTATCCAACATACCCGGCACAACACGGGATGCTATCGACAGCCGCTTCATACGCAAGCAGCAGGAGTTCATTCTCATTGATACGGCAGGACTGAGAAAACGGACAAAAATCGATGCTGGTATTGAGTACTACAGCTCGCTGAGAACGGAGAAGGCCATTGAGCGCTGCGACGTTGCACTCGTCATGCTTGATGCTGCGCCAGGCATTGAGAAGCAGGATATGAAAATCATCAATATGGCAGTTGAGCGCAAAAAAGGGGCGCTCCTGTTGATCAATAAATGGGATCTGATTGAAAAGGATTCAAAAACAAGCAAGATCTACGAAGAGACCCTGCGTTCCAACATGGGCAACCTCTCCTATGTCCCCGTCCTCTTTATTTCGGCGCTCACCAAAAAGAACCTTTACCGGGCAATAGACACGGCTCAGCAAATCAGCCAAAACCGCTCCCGTAAAATCAGCACCAGCGTGCTCAACAAATTCCTTGAGGAGGCGCTTTCACATACACACCCTTCCACAAAATCGGGCAAAGAGCTCAAGATCAAGTACATGACCCAGATCAACGCCGCATGGCCGGTCTTTGCCTTTTTCTGCAATGATCCTCTCCTGGTTCAGGCCAATTTCAGGAAGTTTCTTGAAAACAAGCTTCGCGAACATTTCAGCCTGGAGGGAGTACCCATTTCCATGCGTTTTATGCAAAAATGAACGCATCTATCAGAACCAAACCATATCATTTCTCTATTTTCTGTAATTTTCAAACGAACACGCTATGACAACAAATCATGATGAATCAACACATGCGTCCTGCAGCCATAATCAAGGCAATGGAGAAGCTGCACATGCATCCTGCGGCCATCATCACTGCGAGCATGAACGTCCGCTGCAGCAGGTAAAACACATTATTGCCGTCGCATCAGGGAAGGGAGGAGTTGGAAAATCAACCTTCGCCGTAAACCTCTCCATTGCACTTGCCCAGACAGGAGCAAAAGTTGGCCTGATTGACGCTGATCTTTACGGCCCGAGCATTCCAACCATGTTCGGACTGCTCGATGCCAAACCGGAAGTAACTGAAAAACATCTTGTCCCACTGGAAAAATGGGGTGTCAAACTGATGTCCATCGGTTTTCTGATCGAAACCGATACGGCGGTTATCTGGCGCGGCCCAATGGTTTCGAACGCCATCAAGCAGTTTATCAGTGAGGTAGATTGGAGCGAGCTCGATTACCTGATCTTCGATCTTCCTCCCGGCACCGGAGATATCCAGATCACAATCGCCCAGACCGTTCCCCTGACTGGCGCCATTATTGTTACAACACCGCAGGATGTAGCCATTGCTGATGTATCGAAGGCTGTCAGCATGTTCCGCAAGGTCAATGTGCCGATTCTTGGAGTGGTTGAAAACATGAGCTATTACGAACTGCCGGATGGAACAAAAGACTATATTTTCGGACATCATGGAGGAGAGATATTTGCCCGTACCCAGGGACTTTCCTTCCTCGGCTCCATTCCGATCGATCGTGCTGTACGCGAGGGTGGAGACAACGGAACACCCTATATGCTCAGCCATCCCGATTCGGCGACATCAAAAGCCATCAATCAAGCCACAATGGAGGTTGCACGCAGGATTTCCATCACCGAAGCGGAACGGGGAAATAAACAATCATAAATTTCGTATTGTTTTTTTCCGCAAGAGGTTTGATATTAGATTTCGTAAAGATGATAACGGCCCTTTTTTTCACTCAATTGTAAACCAATTATACCATGAGCTCCACCAAGGATTACCTTCCAAACAGCGATGCGCTTTACGACAGGGTTATTGCAGCACTTGAAACCGTACGTCCCTATCTGCAGGTTGACGGAGGAGATTGCCAGATTGTCGGCATTACCAAAGATATGACCGTTGATGTAAAACTGCTTGGCGCATGTGGTTCATGCCCCATGAGCACCCTTACCCTGCGTGCCGGTGTCGAACAAGCTATCAAAAAAGCAGTTCCGGAAATTGTACGCGTTGAATCAGTGTAACAAACTCATCAGTCAAGATTACGCAATAAAAGTTCCAGGGAGTCTTCATTCTGAATGAGGACTTCTCTGGCTTTACTTCCGTCTGCCTCACTGACAATCCCGCTGAATTCAAGCTGATCCATCACTCGCCCTGCGCGGCTGAATCCCAATCTGAGACGCCTTTGCAGCAGCGATACACTCGCCTGCTGGTGCGTCACCACAAGCCTTGCCGCCTCCTCAAACATACTGTCCTTGCCATCTTTTTCCTGATACCCCGATGATGATATCCCGTTACCTTTGTTGATATCAGGGGAGGGAAGCACATACATGTTCTTCAGCGCATGTTGTGAACCGATAAAGGAGGTAATCTCTTCAACCTCACCCGACGAGACGTAAGGCCCCTGAATACGCATCGATTTTGGCTGATTGGATGGCTGATAAAGCATGTCGCCATTACCAAGAAGCTGTTCAGCCCCTGAGCCATCGAGAATGGTGCGTGAATCAACCCTGCTTGCCACCTGAAAAGCGATCCTGGCAGGAAAGTTTGCCTTGATGATACCGGTAATGACATCGACCGATGGCCTCTGAGTCGCCACAATCAGATGAATACCGACGGCACGGGCAAGCTGGGCTATCCTGATGATGGGCTCTTCAACTTCCCGTCCTGCCGTTATCATGAGATCGGCAAGCTCATCAATGACCACAACAATGTAGGGCAGAGCCTCCTCGGGGATACGGCGATTATGGTCTCCAATATTGCGAACACCTGCTTTTTCAAGGGTCTCGTAACGGATCTCCATCTCTTTGACAACACACTTCAGCGCATAGACCGCCTTCTGGGGATCCGTGATAATCTGCTCCTCAATGCCGGGAAAACGCATGAGAAAATGGTTTTTCAGATGCTGATACTGAAATAGCTCAACCCGTTTTGGATCGATCAGCACAAATTTGACCTTGTCGGGACTGCAGGCATAGAGCAGGCTTGAGATAATGACATTGATGCAGACCGACTTTCCGGCTCCGGTAGCGCCAGCAATCAGGAGATGCGGCATGGTGGCAAGATCGGCAATATAGACCTCATTGGCGATAGTTTTACCGAGCACAATCGGCAGCATCATGGTGCTGTTCTTGAATTTTTCAACCTGCAGCACCGACCGGAGCCAGACCGTTTTCGGCTTGCCGTTGGGAATCTCCACACCAACAGCATTCTTTCCCGGAATCGGTGCAATAATCCGGATACCTCTTGCCGACAGCGCCATGGCAAGGTCATTTTCAAGGGATTTGACCCGACTGACCTTGACATCCGGTTCAAGTTCGAGTTCAAAAAGGGTCACACGAGGCCCAACCGTTGTTGAAATCCTCTTCACCTCAATCTTGTAGATCTTGAGTTTCTCAAGCAGTTTCCGCTTGCTTTCGTCGAGATGCTGCTGATCGATCTGATCATTGTCATCGGGGACTTTTTCCAGCAAGTCGATCGACGGGAAACGATAAGGCTCCCTGTCCTTGGTCTGCACTTTCAGACGACGCTCATCAAGATCAGCCTCTTTTTCACGGACAGCCTGGTGAATGATCATCTCCGGCTCTCCGGGAATCTTCGACTGCAGCGCCAATGGAGTTCTCTCAGCAGCAGAGGGCTCCGGCAAAGGAGGTTCCGGCAGCAAAAGCTCTTCCTGAAACACCGGGGTAACCAGTGGAACAGCAGAGGCTGATACAAAAGGTTCGGATTCAGGCTCCTGCTTCAGTGTCTGTTTTTTCAACTCCTCTTTTTTCTGAGCCTCCTTTTTCAGTGCAAGCTTTCTCTTTTCCTCTCTTTTCTCCTCTCTCTTTTTCTCTTTCAGCTTCTGCAGTTCAGCCTTTTTCTTACGCTTCTCAGCACGCTTTGCCCTGAAAGCAGCAAACGACCTGACACTGCTTTTGACGGCAGCGAGCACCAGCCTCATACCTTCAGCCAGCGCAGTCTGCCCCATGTAGAGAGTCAAAACCAGAGCAATAACGGAGAGAAGAACAAGCGCTGCGGTAAAACCAATCACGACAGAAAGAAACTCCGCAAGCATCCGCCCGATTGCTCCAGCCATCATATCGCTGAACGGCGCAGAGGTAAGGCCGAACATCGTTGCGATATCAAGTGAAAAGGCGAGGCTGTAGAGAGAAAAAAGAATGGCTGGTTTCAGGCTTTTCGCCCGCAGAAGCAACCATCCCCATAAAAAAATGGCTGTTAACGGTAGAATTACCGAATAGCCAAGAAATGAACGGATAAAGAACGCGGAGATCCTTGCTCCGAATAATCCGAATGGATTGTGAATGCTTTCAGCCACATCTCTGGCAGATCTACTGAAAATATCGTGCCATGCAAGGGTACCAAAACTTGCCTCATCATCCGGATGAAAACTCAGAAGGGCCGCAATCAAAAAGAGAGCCAGCAACATAAGTACCAGACCGCCGATCTCTTTTTGCAGCGCCTTCATGTCGAGAGGAGTCCCCTTGACACCTTTGTTGTTATTTTTCATTTTCACCTGTGCAGTCACTCCTGTAATACCTATGGGGTTGCATTCAACTCAAAGAGGTTGTAACAAACGGCAACCTCCTGATCACACCCGTATGAAGGCTTCCGCGAACCTCAACCAGAATTGGAGTACCCGGCTTCAGGTACTCACGCACCACATTGCAGGTACCAACCGGCTCCTGGAGTGTCGGCGAAAGTGTCCCGCTGCAAACCCAGCCAATCTCCTGGCGGTCACTGTTGTAAAGCTTGAAATGCTGGCGGGGAAGAACGCGGCCATCAAGGCTGAAACCAGCAACTCCCCGCTTCAGATTACCTTCAACCTGCTGGCACGCCTCCTTGCCCATAAAATGTCCTTTACCCATTTTTACCACCCATTTCAAACGCGCTTCAAGCGGGTTCGTATCCTGGTCAATCTCGTGGCCATACAGTGAGTACCCCATCTCAAGGCGGAGTGTGTCGCGTGCACCCAGTCCTATGGGCTGAATGCCGCTCTCTTTACCCGCTTCAAACAGCGCCTCCCATAACGGCAGAGCCATCGCATTCGGCAAACAGATCTCAACTCCCTTCTCACCCGTATAACCTGTTCCGGCAATCATCACCTCCGTTCCCTGGAACAGAACCTTACAGAAGCGGAATGCCCCAAGCGCAGGAACATCAAGCGCAGGAAAGACCGTTGCAAGAATATTCAGGGCAAGCGGACCCTGCAGGGCAATCAAAGAAAGTTGATCGGTATGATCCTCAAGCACAACCCCTTCAAATGCTGCGATATGCTGCTGCAGCCATTCAAAATCTTTTTGGGCATTACTTGCATTGACAATAAGAAAAAACGTTTCGCTGTCGATGCGGTAGATAATCAGGTCATCAACAATGCCGCCATGAGGATAGAGCATGAGATTGTACTGCGCCTGACCATCCTCCGCGTTGTCGAGGTCGTTGGTCGTCATGTACTGAAGAAACTCTTTTGCCCGTGCACCCCTGACATAAAAGTTGCCCATATGCGACACATCAAAAAGCCCGGCCGCACTGCGGACAGCATGATGCTCAGCAATAATTCCCCTGTATTGTACCGGCATCAGGTAACCACCGAAATCGATAATTTTAGCTCCGGCTTCTTCATGCCAGGAGTACAATGCTGTTTTTTTCATAACGACCCTTCACGAAAGTTATTGAGTGGAGTTACAACTGACTGTAAAAAAACATTTAAACAGGAAAATCAAAGCTTTTTTTCCAATGGGCTGAATTTTCCATTGCAGATCAGCTCCATGCGCTCACCCGTCACAGCCAATATAAGAATACTGATTTCTTGCAGAAGAGGTTGGAAAAACATTTTTTAGCAGCAATGCTGAATAGATATCGGATTACATGATGTTCAACCCAACGGGCTGTCATGTTTCGTAACGTTGTTTCCCGCACTGCCAGCATGAACTGAACTGACCTTCAATCGTTTCGCCACAATCCGGACAAACCCATTGACTGAGAGTTTCAGCCTGAGAACTTCGCCAAGCCTCTATCAACTCAAGGGCTTTGGGGTAGTCCGCATCATTGAAAATCCAGAGTGCCGGGAGGCACTCCTGAGGCGAAAGTTCACCCACTGCAATAAAAAGATGTTCATTGCGGATGACACAGGCTACCTCTTCCTTTTCGAGCAGGCTCTTCAGCACATAAACCTCGCCCGATTCGCTCATCGTATTTGGTGCAAACAAGTATTTCATAGGTTACTCCCCAAGGATTACAATACCTGAAGTAATCCTCAGCCCAATACACTTGTTGTTTCGGTACTTCACTTACCCCGGCCAATAATCACCTCATTGCCAAGCTCATTACGATCTCCGGCTTTCAGGGGAAAATGGGCGGCAAGAATTGCAGCGCACCGGTCAACGGCTCCCGCTATTGCTGCGGCCTGGGCCTTGCTTTTGATCCCTCCAACAATGGTATCGACAATCTCCTGCCAGACCGCCTTGTCAACTTTGGCATTAATGCCTTTATCGGCAATCACACGAACATGATGCTCAAACAGTGAAATATAGATGAGAATGCCGGTATGATCAACGGTCTGGTTAATATCCTTCTGATAAAAGGCGTTGATGGCAGCCTCTTCGACCTCCTCCTTCATATCCGATGCCGTGACAAAGAGACGTTTGAGAAGAGGAATTCGTTTGAGCAGTTCGTGAAGCACGATAAACGAAAGGCCAAAGAGTTCAAGAAAAAACCACATACTCTCGTGCCCGGTAAAAAAGGCCACGGCAACACCAAGGAGTATCGCCAGAAGCGAACTGCCGATCATGCTTGCAAGAGGATAGTGATAACTTGACGGAACGACCATAACCACAATTTCACCTGAGGTGCGCATTTCAGCTTCCGCTATTCGCGCCTCAATCTGAAGCCGTTCTGCCGCTGCAAGAAATTTTTCTGCCGGATCTTTCATAAGCTGTTCTCTTTTTTTCACTGCTTCTACCAATCACCTGACGCTCCACCGCCGCCGAAACCACCGCCGCCGCCGCCAAAGCCACCTCCACCGCTTCCACCACCAAAGCCGCCACCATAGAAGCCACCACCAAGACCGCCGTTTGCCATTGGGCCGCCTCTGTGGCCACGAAAAATCTGGCTGATCAGATATATAAGAAAGAGAATACTGAAGAGGAGGGGAAATGAAGTTTTATCCTTTTTCTTCACTGGCTTTGCCTTGTACTCTCCATGAACAGCCGCAATAATGGCATCGACCCCTCGGGTAAATCCGGCATCGAACTGCCTGGACTTGAAGGCTGGAACAATCTCGTCATTGATAATTCGTCCTGCAAGAAGATCGGTCAACCTTCCCTCCAAACCATAGCCAACCTCAATGCGCACCTTTCGATCATCGCGTGAAACAATGAGTAGTACACCGTTGTCGGTACCCTTCTGGCCAATCTTCCATGCCTCGACCGCCCGTATCGAAAAATTTTCGATGGGGTCGCCCTGAAGCGATGGAATGGTCAGAATAACAATCTGCGTTGACTCGGCAGCCTCAAACTGCTGAAGCTTTGCTTCAAGCTCCGCCTTTACCGGTGCGGAGATCATGGAGCCATAATCGTTGACCCGTCCTGAAAGAGCCGGCACCTGAATTGCCGTATGGCCGTTGAGCGGCACAAACTGAATCAGTGCAACCATCAAAAAGAGCAGAACCCTCAGAACGGATCTCATGAATTGATTCATAACAGTTAACAGAATCAGAATTTAACAGCAGGCACCGCTTTGGCAGCTTCATCGGCCTTGAAGTACTCCTTGGCTTTCAGCTTCAGCGCCAGACTGTTGGTCAACGAGTTCGGAAACTTCCTTATCGAGAAGTTGAACACTTCTACCGCCCCGTTATAACGCTGACGGGCAACGCTGATACGGTTTTCGGTTCCCTCAAGCTGATTCTGAAGATCGCGGAAGTTCTGGTTAGCCTTGAGTTCAGGATACCGCTCTACCGCCACCAGCAGACGCGACAGGCTTGAGGAGAGACCACCCTGGGCGCTGGTGAATTTTGCCATCGCCGCCGGATCGCTGAGCATAGCGGGAGTAAGCTGAATCGAACTCGCTTTTGCCCTCGCTTCCACCACTGCCGTCAGGGTCTCCTTTTCAAAATTTGCTGCTCCCTTGACCGTTGCTACAAGATTTGGCACCAGATCACCCCTGCGCTGCAACTGGGACTCAAGATCACCCCATGCGCGGTTTACAGCCTCTTCATTCTGCTGAATGGTGTTGTACCCGCACCCGGAAAGGGTACTGAAAAAAAGAAACAGTGCAATAAGCCTTGCCATGGTCACCTTCATAATGTTCTCCTTGATGTTTGTTCTGTCAGTTTAAATAAATGCAAAAAAAATATACCATCTTTCCGTTTTCGATTGTCATCCGCTCCCCCCCCTCTGCAGCACTTTCCCCAGGCAGCCAATCTGGGGAGCCGGGGACTGGAACATCTTATCCAAGATGAAGTTCCAGTGCCATACTCCTCCAAACCTTTCAGCTTACAAGCCGTTCGACCGTAAATATTCCCTGCACCTTTTTCAGTTTGTCCATAAGGGTATTCAGTTTTTCCGCATTGCGAACGTAGATCATCATGGTACCGACAAACATCCCGTCATGCGCGTTCAGCGAAATGGTACGGATATTGGT
The DNA window shown above is from Pelodictyon phaeoclathratiforme BU-1 and carries:
- the pyrH gene encoding UMP kinase; protein product: MLHYKRILLKLSGEALAGEDGYGINSAMLERYAEEIKEAREMGAQIALVIGGGNIFRGMSEAAANMDRVQADYMGMLATVINALAFQDALERKGVFTRLQTAIKMEQMAEPFIRRRAVRHLEKGRVVIFGAGTGNPYFTTDTAASLRAIEIEADIIVKGTRVQGVYDSDPEKNSHAEFFADISYQDVIRKNLRVMDMTAITLCSENTLPIVVMNMNEKGNLSRLLRGEKVGSLVHG
- the tsf gene encoding translation elongation factor Ts, which gives rise to MSQISAKDVKNLRDITGAGMMDCKKALDETGGDMQQAIDYLRKKGAALAAKRADRDAREGMVEIKMTADHKAGIILELNCETDFVARGEDFTNFTVALGELALAKCISSPEALMTLTLGEAYGGETVDDAIKTMTGKLGEKISLKRLVYIDAGDGVVESYVHPGAQLGAIIHLATDQPDAVRELARDLAMQVAAAAPIVVDRSFVPADYIAKEAEIYRQQALEQGKKEAFVDKIVLGRLEKYYQDVVLSEQFFIKDSTVKVSDVLNEFRKKHQVKVDVIGFVRCKLGE
- the rpsB gene encoding 30S ribosomal protein S2, coding for MSHFQLEEMLRAGVHFGHLARRWCPKMKPYIFMEKNGVHIIDLQKTVVLADEALKALEAIAQTGREIMFVGTKKQAKHIIAEQAERAGMPYVCERWLGGMLTNFQTIRQSIRRMNSIDRMATDGTYDMITKKERLMLGREKEKLMRILGGIATMTRLPAALFIVDIKKEHIAIKEARSLGIPIIAMVDTNCDPELVDFVIPANDDAIRSIQLMVKAVADTVINARALKVENEVLAGMDEEEEDGDIDVEKEEISE
- the rpsI gene encoding 30S ribosomal protein S9; its protein translation is MKEVIDTVGRRKTSVARAFMIPGKGRVIVNKLPIEEYFKDEFKRQQALRPLVITERAEEFDIKINVQGGGVSGQSGAVSLAIARALTEFDETARVILKTEKLLTRDPRMVERKKFGRKKARKRFQFSKR
- the rplM gene encoding 50S ribosomal protein L13, with the translated sequence MSKTLSFKTYSAKPAEVDRKWYVVDAEGQVLGRMASEIAKVLRGKHKPQFTPHIDTGDFIVVTNAEKVALTGKKEEQKSYFSHSQYPGGVKIDHVKDLLKKRPERIIENAVWGMLPHNNLGRQLFRKLKVYAGSEHPHASQAPVEMKVN
- the der gene encoding ribosome biogenesis GTPase Der, whose amino-acid sequence is MKPLIALVGRPNVGKSTLFNRILRQRSAIVDPTPGVTRDRHIAEGEWQGKQFLLMDTGGYNADGDTISMAMLEQTLMAIRDADIVIFLTDVRAGLSYEDLELGRLLQRTFQHKQLFFVVNKVETPQLSLDAESFIKTGFTAPYFISARDGSGVADMLDDILESLPETEKQLQEKESAIQLAVVGRPNVGKSSFVNSLLGSNRLIVSNIPGTTRDAIDSRFIRKQQEFILIDTAGLRKRTKIDAGIEYYSSLRTEKAIERCDVALVMLDAAPGIEKQDMKIINMAVERKKGALLLINKWDLIEKDSKTSKIYEETLRSNMGNLSYVPVLFISALTKKNLYRAIDTAQQISQNRSRKISTSVLNKFLEEALSHTHPSTKSGKELKIKYMTQINAAWPVFAFFCNDPLLVQANFRKFLENKLREHFSLEGVPISMRFMQK
- a CDS encoding Mrp/NBP35 family ATP-binding protein, yielding MTTNHDESTHASCSHNQGNGEAAHASCGHHHCEHERPLQQVKHIIAVASGKGGVGKSTFAVNLSIALAQTGAKVGLIDADLYGPSIPTMFGLLDAKPEVTEKHLVPLEKWGVKLMSIGFLIETDTAVIWRGPMVSNAIKQFISEVDWSELDYLIFDLPPGTGDIQITIAQTVPLTGAIIVTTPQDVAIADVSKAVSMFRKVNVPILGVVENMSYYELPDGTKDYIFGHHGGEIFARTQGLSFLGSIPIDRAVREGGDNGTPYMLSHPDSATSKAINQATMEVARRISITEAERGNKQS
- a CDS encoding NifU family protein produces the protein MSSTKDYLPNSDALYDRVIAALETVRPYLQVDGGDCQIVGITKDMTVDVKLLGACGSCPMSTLTLRAGVEQAIKKAVPEIVRVESV
- a CDS encoding DNA translocase FtsK, whose protein sequence is MKNNNKGVKGTPLDMKALQKEIGGLVLMLLALFLIAALLSFHPDDEASFGTLAWHDIFSRSARDVAESIHNPFGLFGARISAFFIRSFLGYSVILPLTAIFLWGWLLLRAKSLKPAILFSLYSLAFSLDIATMFGLTSAPFSDMMAGAIGRMLAEFLSVVIGFTAALVLLSVIALVLTLYMGQTALAEGMRLVLAAVKSSVRSFAAFRAKRAEKRKKKAELQKLKEKKREEKREEKRKLALKKEAQKKEELKKQTLKQEPESEPFVSASAVPLVTPVFQEELLLPEPPLPEPSAAERTPLALQSKIPGEPEMIIHQAVREKEADLDERRLKVQTKDREPYRFPSIDLLEKVPDDNDQIDQQHLDESKRKLLEKLKIYKIEVKRISTTVGPRVTLFELELEPDVKVSRVKSLENDLAMALSARGIRIIAPIPGKNAVGVEIPNGKPKTVWLRSVLQVEKFKNSTMMLPIVLGKTIANEVYIADLATMPHLLIAGATGAGKSVCINVIISSLLYACSPDKVKFVLIDPKRVELFQYQHLKNHFLMRFPGIEEQIITDPQKAVYALKCVVKEMEIRYETLEKAGVRNIGDHNRRIPEEALPYIVVVIDELADLMITAGREVEEPIIRIAQLARAVGIHLIVATQRPSVDVITGIIKANFPARIAFQVASRVDSRTILDGSGAEQLLGNGDMLYQPSNQPKSMRIQGPYVSSGEVEEITSFIGSQHALKNMYVLPSPDINKGNGISSSGYQEKDGKDSMFEEAARLVVTHQQASVSLLQRRLRLGFSRAGRVMDQLEFSGIVSEADGSKAREVLIQNEDSLELLLRNLD